The Ectothiorhodospiraceae bacterium BW-2 nucleotide sequence CTGGTTGATGAGTGATGGCTGGCACATCTATCGTGAGTACTATAAGCGACTTCGTTGCTTGGCGCATTTGGAAAGGAAAGCGATAGGATTGGCACAAAGTCTTGATCCGGATGCCGCAAAATTTGGCAAAAAAGCGGTTGAATTTCTGGAGTGGGTCCGGAAGCTGTCAAGTAATTTGAGACCAGTTGTTAAAAAAATAAAGCTCTAAATCTAGCCGGTGATTGCCACTGCCCTCACCGGCAAATTTCGCCTATGTTGAGTCATGACGCAACAAGGAGCGAACATGACCCTCATGGCCCTTTGCCGCAAGAGCCAAGCCCTTCAGCAAGGGGGAGCTGCAAGGCGAACTGCAACCCCTAATCTAGGAACCTCCCTCCTGCACCGCGTTACCCACAGCCCGCCCCCCTACGATAATAAGGGGGTCTCCGGGGGGCGGGCTATGGATAACGCTCTGTCATTCAGCCACCACAACCGGCTAAAGCCATCGACGATAGACCCACTAGCGGCACCGTCACTCATCTCTCCTTCGCTCTATTCAGGGTTGGATAGTTGACCTCCAGCGACCCCACCCCCTCCTCCGGTAGAGCGGGGTTAATCCATACCTCAGTAGGGGGTTGCTTAACCTTGGGCTCACCATGAATAAAGCGTTTCGGATGCTGCTGATAGGCCTGCTTCAGCGCCTGTTCACGCTGCTCGCTAACCTCCTTGTAACGACCGGTAAATACCTGCTCTGGAGTGAACCACGCAATCCCTCGATGGTGGTGGTGGAAACAGTACCAGTCAACATAGTCACTAAACCATATTCTGGCATGGTCAACTCCTGTAAATCGTTGAGGATAATCGGGTTGTTGCTTGAGTGTTTTAAATTGACTCTCGCTAAACGGATTGTCGTTACTGACTCGTGGACGGCTGTGGGAGCAGGTGATCCCCAGTTCGGCCATCAAGTCGAGATAGCCTCTGGCGGTCATCGGCACACCTCTATCCTGATGCAGTGTTAAGCCACTGAGCGCGACCCGATAGCGAGCCGCTGCGTCACTGATTAACAGCTTGGAGAGCTCACTATTCTCCTTCCTTGAGACCATCCAAGCCACAATAAAACGGCT carries:
- a CDS encoding IS3 family transposase, whose amino-acid sequence is MRLVEKECPSSVSIRAACDSLALSRAGYYRRQAPVVSPRASLPRPVAANALSEAERQAVLGLLNSERFYDQPPAEIYASLLDEGKYYCSISTMYRILRANQQTGERRAQKPAKSHAIPRLRATRPNEVWTWDITKLPTTEQGNFLNLYVVMDLYSRFIVAWMVSRKENSELSKLLISDAAARYRVALSGLTLHQDRGVPMTARGYLDLMAELGITCSHSRPRVSNDNPFSESQFKTLKQQPDYPQRFTGVDHARIWFSDYVDWYCFHHHHRGIAWFTPEQVFTGRYKEVSEQREQALKQAYQQHPKRFIHGEPKVKQPPTEVWINPALPEEGVGSLEVNYPTLNRAKER